In Candidatus Electrothrix scaldis, the genomic window CTCCTAAATTTTTTTCAACAATCTGCTGCGCTACCGGCGATGGGGCAATTCCATGTATCCGCTTGCCCATCGTATTCACAACCAGAGGATTGGTAGCTAACAGATCAGAAACCGTTGATATTTGATCAAAAATCTGTCTAATACGTTCAGCTTCCTGGGCTAAAGAGTACCGGTATGTCTTGATATCTTCCCGAACGAGCTCCAGTTGATGCATATAAAAAACAGAAGCACCTCCCAGAATAACGAGCATCACCAGACTGATCGCCATCACGATGTACAACAATATTATATTACTGTACTTCATCTGCTATGCTCCGCTGTTATTCCAACCATGGCCCCGCATGGGTTATGTCGTGGTCGTGAGCCCCTTCAGAGACTCAGCAAGTTTTTCCAGCAGATCAAAATGTTTTGTTTCTATTCCCTGAGGCAGCTCTTTTTCAAGAGTAAATGCGCTTTCTGCAAGCTGATTCAATCCAAGATTAAGCAATCCACCTTTCATGGCATGGGCCTGACGACCTCCTTCAGTTCCCTCGCCATTCTCCATATGCTTCCTCAGGTCAATAAGCCCTTGCGCAAGAGATTCAGCATAAGTAACAAGGACAGTTTCAGCATCTTCTGTTTCCAGCTCAAAATGCTTCATCAGGTGTTGCAACACGTCGTCCCACAAAACAGCTACTGTTTTTTCTTCCTCTTTTTCTGGCTGGGAAGAAAGCTGGGCAGCATGCTTTTCATCAAAATTATATAATACCTTCAAAAGAGAATACTTTTTATACGGTTTACTCAGATACTCATCCATTCCTGCCTCAAGGCACTGCTTTCTGTCCTCATACATAGCATTGGCAGTTACCGCAACAATATAGACATGCCCGCCTACCAGCCGGTCATGCAACTGATCTGAAACAGCATCCAGCTCCGGCAAATCAATGGCTACTCCTTGTTCAACCTGCCGTATATAACGGGTTGATGTCAAACCATCCATAACCGGCATCTGCATATCCATAAAGATAAGATCAAAATGTTGGCGACTTAAATAGGAGAGGGCCTCAAGTCCATTATTAGCTACCGTAACCTTCTGGTCTTGTTTTTCAAGAATTATTACGGCCAAACGCTGATTTGCCGGATTATCTTCGACAAGAAGAATATCAAGGCTCCGTATAGAGGAACCAATCATTTCCTGTTGTTGCTCGGTATCACGCACCGGGTGTTTTGCTTCTTCTAAGAGGAGATTGAAAGAAAAAACACTTCCAACTCCTAAGGTACTCTTCAGGTAAATTTCACTTCCCATCATCTGGAGGAGACGATTACTTATAGCCAATCCCAGACCAGTTCCTCCAAAATCTCGGGTTATTGAGCTGTCAGCCTGAGTGAAGTTAGCAAAAATATTTTCTTGCTGGTCCTGAGAGATACCTATACCAGTATCGCTGATCGTGAAACTCGCAGAGCAATAATTGGCATGAGTGGAACGAATACTTACTTCAAGCGTCACATTCCCCTGATGGGTAAATTTAATAGCATTCCCCAGCAGGTTTAACAAAACCTGTCTGATGCGTAAAGAGTCTCCTAAAGGATAGCAGTCGTCATCCTGAATAATATCCAGACGGAGATCAATCCCCTTCTGCTCCGCCAGTATTTTCAATGTCCCAACAACCTCCTCAGCAAGCTCCCTGGGTTTGAAAGGACGATAATCAAGTTCCAATTTTCCTGCCTCAATCTTTGAAAAATCTAAAATGTCATTTATAAGTGACAAAAGGACACTAGCCGAGCTGTTTACATTCTCAACATATCCTTTTTGTTCAGGATATAATTCCGTATCAAGTAGGAGCTCGGTCATTCCTATGATGGAATTCATAGGCGTACGAATTTCATGGCTCATATTGGCAAGAAACTCACTCTTGGCCTTATTCGCACTGTCTGCCTGCTGCCGGGCTTTTTTCAGATCGGTTATATTTTCTTTCGTAACAATAATATGCGTTATTTCATTCTCTTCATTACGAATAGGAGAGGCAACAACATTTTCCTCATAGCGAACGCCATCTTTCTTTTTATTAACCAATTCACCTGTCCACTCTTCACCAGCCCGGACAGCTAACCACATTTTTTTATACACATCAGCTTCAGCCTGACTGGGGGCTAAGATTTCCAGGCTCTGGCCGATAATCTCATAGGCATGATACCCGGTTGTAGTGACAAAGGTTCGATTGACGTACTCAATAATGCCATCGGTACTGGTAATAACAACCGAATTCGAGCTCTGTTCTACAGCCTGACTGAGACGTTGTATCTTCTCAAACATCTCATTTTGGCTGCTCATATCCTCAAAAAGGTACAGCTCTCTTTTACTTTCCTTATGCCTGTCACTGTCAATAGAGACCTGTCGAACCTTGCTCCAGAAAGGCTGCTGTTCCTTCATACCCGGTTCAGTCTTTTTTACCATAGAGAACATCCGGCCACTACCGTCCCAACATTCCGCTTCTTTTCCGGCAAAAATCGCTGTTCGAAAATCAGACCAAGGCATTTCCACTATCTCGTCAAAAGAATAGCCGAACATACTCTCAAAGGTTGTATTCACCCGAATGACACGTTCGTCCTGGACCAGGATAAGTCCAAGCATAGTATTATCGAGAATCACCTTTAATTCCGCCAATGCAGAATGGAGACGCTCGTCCATCCGCCGGGCAGCAGTGATATCCTGAGCCATTAACATGAGCCCGCTGGCGATCTCCCTGCCTTGCTCACTCTTTGCTTTGATAGGAGAAAGATAGACTTCAATAATACGCTGATCCTTTCTTTCTCCCCCCCCCTCGATTGTCAGCTCACCTGTTGTATCATAGGGAAAATTCGACGTCCCAACAGTAAAGGTATGAGAGCCTTTGCGCAGAGCGTTATCAATGAGACTATTAAACTGATCCTCACGATTTTTTATTTGGGGATGAAACTCCGTGACCTTTTGGCCAATAACCTCCTCAGCCTTAAACCCAAAGAGTTTTTCCGCAACCGGATTAAAATAGGTCACTACCAGATTCATATCCGTGGCCACGATGCCCATCACCTGGGAAGAGCGCAAGAGATTATCTATAAAAACATTCCGTTGTCGAAGCTCAGTCGTCTTCGCCTCAACGATATCCCACAACTCTTCATCTTTGCGCTGAATCAAATTCAGCATATTATTGAATTGATTGATCAGCGGAGTAAACTCATTCGTGACATTAGACTCAATCCTGTTGCTTAAATCGCCCTCACTGATTTTATGCACGAGCTGCTTCAATTCTTTTATAGGATTAAGAACCGAGCCCGTGATAAAGAAAATCAGCATAATGGAACAACAGAGCCCTACAAAAAGGATAATAATAAAATGTTGACCAAATTCCTTTTTGGTGGCCAGAACAAGCCTGGAGGGATGAGAAAAAACGATAAAATTACTGGTGCTATTTTCCATCCCAGGAATATATTTGATCTTCACATACATCTTCTCTTTAAAAAAAGAGCTTTCATGGATGAGCTCAATTGCCCCGGGAAGTAATATAGATGATTTTAAATAAGGATATGTATCCCCTGCCTGATGAAGATATTGCGGCGAAAGAGTGGTTGCAATAACAGTATTCTCACTCACCAGGGTTATATCCATATGGGAATATATTGGAAAGCGGAGCAAAAACGAACTATCCATAAGGTCGCAGCTCACCACGAAAAAACCCTGAGAAGAAGAGAGCGAGCGGAGAGGAACAGCGGCAACCATATAAAAACGTTTTTTCTCCATCTGTTCAGTACCTGGGCCAGAGGCAACCTGCACGATAGTACTGAACGATTGTCCCGTAGCCATTTGCCCCTGAACAGTCTGATGCCGGGACAGAAGTGCTGCAAGGGCCAGATCCTTAGCAGACGAGGTAATAACCGGACCATTGGGACGGGCAAGAAAAAGCGCATCAACATTTTTCTTCCCTACCAGCGAACGAAATAACTCATCCAAAGGTTGTTGCCCATCCCTATCCTGCATCTGGCGGAGAGCCAGTTCATCTGCTACACCTTGAGAGATAGAAGAAAGCTGGCGTTTAAACAGCTCAAAACATGTATTTGCTACACTCTCAGTATTAAAAAACTCTGTTGTAACGTCCCTTTCTATTTTCTGACCAGTCACATAATAACTTATCAGGATACTGGTTCCGCTGATTAACGTAACCAGAACCAACACGGTAAGCATCATGCTGAAACGGAGCCGTCTGTAAAAGGGAACGCTTTCGCTTTGCATAGGTATGATGGGTCCGTAATAGAGAAGCAATAGGGACAACTCTCCTGATCCGCCTCAACTCCGAACAGGTCCAGGAATGGACAGGACAAGAGAGATCAAAAGCTGTCTACAACAATGGTGCAGAAACTCAAACCAGGGACAGCCACCAACGCATCAGGAAAACTGTCCCACATTCTCTGAAAAAGAGCTTTTCAGACGGTCACGAAAGGGGTTAACTTATCCCTGCTGCGTTCATCTCCGCAGTATATTTCTGATCGACAACAAAGATATGATCAATCAACCAGTCAATAACCGTTTTTGAGACCTTAACAACGACGAACTGGGCACGGCCTTTTTCTATTTCAACTAAAGCTCCATTCAATTTCTCAGTAAAAATAGAATGAGCCCTCTTATGAGAAGAGATACCGGAGTAGGCAATTCTTTCCATTGCCTTTTCTTCTTCATCAAGATGATATTTCGTATAATCAATCAACTCCCTAAGCGTAGGCTCAATAACTTCCGCCCCTTTACCACTTTTCATCATTTCATGTAGCTGATTGGCGATATCGAAAAGCTTTTTATGATGATTGTCAAACCGTGAAACCCCTACGCTGTATTCATTTTTCCAAGTATAAAGCATCTTTTTCTCCGTGAGATATGGTTATAACATAAAGAATGTAATCTACATTCCACTCCAGCTTTTTTTTACCAACGAAGACTACGCATCCCTTTATCCCCCCAACTCTCCTCTAAAAAAAGAATAAAGGCAAAACATA contains:
- a CDS encoding bacteriohemerythrin; this encodes MLYTWKNEYSVGVSRFDNHHKKLFDIANQLHEMMKSGKGAEVIEPTLRELIDYTKYHLDEEEKAMERIAYSGISSHKRAHSIFTEKLNGALVEIEKGRAQFVVVKVSKTVIDWLIDHIFVVDQKYTAEMNAAGIS
- a CDS encoding PAS domain S-box protein, yielding MQSESVPFYRRLRFSMMLTVLVLVTLISGTSILISYYVTGQKIERDVTTEFFNTESVANTCFELFKRQLSSISQGVADELALRQMQDRDGQQPLDELFRSLVGKKNVDALFLARPNGPVITSSAKDLALAALLSRHQTVQGQMATGQSFSTIVQVASGPGTEQMEKKRFYMVAAVPLRSLSSSQGFFVVSCDLMDSSFLLRFPIYSHMDITLVSENTVIATTLSPQYLHQAGDTYPYLKSSILLPGAIELIHESSFFKEKMYVKIKYIPGMENSTSNFIVFSHPSRLVLATKKEFGQHFIIILFVGLCCSIMLIFFITGSVLNPIKELKQLVHKISEGDLSNRIESNVTNEFTPLINQFNNMLNLIQRKDEELWDIVEAKTTELRQRNVFIDNLLRSSQVMGIVATDMNLVVTYFNPVAEKLFGFKAEEVIGQKVTEFHPQIKNREDQFNSLIDNALRKGSHTFTVGTSNFPYDTTGELTIEGGGERKDQRIIEVYLSPIKAKSEQGREIASGLMLMAQDITAARRMDERLHSALAELKVILDNTMLGLILVQDERVIRVNTTFESMFGYSFDEIVEMPWSDFRTAIFAGKEAECWDGSGRMFSMVKKTEPGMKEQQPFWSKVRQVSIDSDRHKESKRELYLFEDMSSQNEMFEKIQRLSQAVEQSSNSVVITSTDGIIEYVNRTFVTTTGYHAYEIIGQSLEILAPSQAEADVYKKMWLAVRAGEEWTGELVNKKKDGVRYEENVVASPIRNEENEITHIIVTKENITDLKKARQQADSANKAKSEFLANMSHEIRTPMNSIIGMTELLLDTELYPEQKGYVENVNSSASVLLSLINDILDFSKIEAGKLELDYRPFKPRELAEEVVGTLKILAEQKGIDLRLDIIQDDDCYPLGDSLRIRQVLLNLLGNAIKFTHQGNVTLEVSIRSTHANYCSASFTISDTGIGISQDQQENIFANFTQADSSITRDFGGTGLGLAISNRLLQMMGSEIYLKSTLGVGSVFSFNLLLEEAKHPVRDTEQQQEMIGSSIRSLDILLVEDNPANQRLAVIILEKQDQKVTVANNGLEALSYLSRQHFDLIFMDMQMPVMDGLTSTRYIRQVEQGVAIDLPELDAVSDQLHDRLVGGHVYIVAVTANAMYEDRKQCLEAGMDEYLSKPYKKYSLLKVLYNFDEKHAAQLSSQPEKEEEKTVAVLWDDVLQHLMKHFELETEDAETVLVTYAESLAQGLIDLRKHMENGEGTEGGRQAHAMKGGLLNLGLNQLAESAFTLEKELPQGIETKHFDLLEKLAESLKGLTTTT